From the genome of Erythrobacter litoralis, one region includes:
- a CDS encoding FAD-dependent oxidoreductase codes for MNECRVIRAESVETIAEIPVVVIGGGGTGLTAALAVRDAGADVLVVERDGQPMGTTAMSTGLIPAAGSRIQRDKGVEDSPERFAADIVAKTKGAVDTALVGHLTRESARTVDWLVESHKIGLSLVEGFTYPGHSALRMHGMPSRSGSELMGALASACEDAGVDILTDSLVDTLYVNGEDRVIAIAATRPDGARDVIGCGAVILACCGFAGNQQMVAELIPELEHATFHGHPGNKGDAIAWGREMGASMADLSAYQGHAGLAAGYGIPILWPLIAEGGIQVNRSGERFANEASGYSEQAVEVLRQEGHVAWSIYDERRHEIMCQFDDYQQARSAGCLIRADSLAELAEKAGIDAAGLERSVAETHRLVQSGERDRFGRSFAGKAPLEPPFYAVRVTGALFHTQGGLEVDEHARVLRASGEPFPNLYAGGGAARGISGPGADGYLAGNGLLTATTLGRLAGEHAAASLVREPA; via the coding sequence ATGAACGAATGCCGCGTGATCCGTGCCGAGAGCGTCGAGACCATCGCCGAGATCCCGGTCGTGGTGATCGGGGGCGGCGGAACCGGGCTTACCGCCGCGCTCGCCGTGCGCGATGCGGGGGCCGACGTGCTGGTGGTCGAACGCGACGGCCAGCCGATGGGAACGACCGCGATGTCGACCGGCCTCATCCCGGCGGCGGGCAGCCGCATCCAGCGCGACAAGGGCGTGGAGGATTCCCCCGAACGCTTCGCCGCCGACATCGTCGCCAAGACCAAGGGTGCGGTCGATACCGCGCTGGTCGGGCACCTGACGCGCGAATCCGCGCGCACGGTCGACTGGCTGGTGGAAAGCCACAAGATCGGCCTCAGCCTCGTCGAAGGTTTCACCTATCCCGGCCATTCCGCCCTGCGCATGCATGGAATGCCGTCCCGGTCGGGCTCCGAATTGATGGGCGCACTGGCGAGCGCCTGCGAGGATGCGGGGGTGGATATCCTCACCGACAGCCTCGTCGACACGCTTTACGTGAACGGCGAGGACCGGGTCATCGCAATCGCCGCTACCCGCCCGGACGGGGCGCGCGACGTGATCGGCTGCGGCGCGGTGATCCTTGCCTGCTGCGGTTTTGCCGGAAACCAGCAGATGGTGGCGGAACTCATCCCCGAACTCGAGCACGCGACCTTCCACGGCCATCCCGGCAACAAGGGCGACGCCATTGCCTGGGGCCGCGAAATGGGCGCAAGCATGGCCGATCTCAGCGCCTACCAGGGCCATGCGGGCCTCGCCGCGGGATACGGCATCCCGATCCTCTGGCCGCTCATCGCCGAGGGCGGGATCCAGGTGAACCGTTCGGGCGAGCGCTTCGCGAACGAGGCTTCGGGCTATTCCGAACAGGCTGTCGAGGTGCTGCGGCAGGAGGGCCATGTCGCCTGGAGCATCTATGACGAGCGGCGGCACGAGATCATGTGCCAGTTCGACGACTACCAGCAGGCGCGCTCCGCCGGGTGCCTTATCCGCGCCGACAGCCTTGCCGAACTCGCCGAGAAGGCCGGGATCGACGCCGCCGGGCTCGAGCGAAGCGTCGCCGAGACGCACCGCCTCGTCCAAAGCGGGGAGCGCGACCGCTTCGGCCGGAGTTTTGCGGGCAAAGCTCCGCTCGAGCCGCCCTTTTACGCCGTGAGGGTAACGGGCGCCCTGTTTCACACGCAGGGCGGGCTCGAGGTTGACGAACATGCGCGCGTGCTGCGCGCCTCGGGCGAGCCGTTTCCCAACCTTTATGCCGGAGGCGGCGCGGCGCGCGGAATTTCAGGGCCGGGGGCGGACGGTTATCTTGCGGGCAACGGCCTTCTCACCGCGACGACGCTCGGGCGGCTCGCGGGCGAGCACGCTGCGGCGTCCCTGGTGCGCGAACCCGCCTGA
- a CDS encoding aldehyde dehydrogenase family protein — MAAPPDASGQEATTMNEMTKPDLSRGAAFARPPEAADLALPAPALDAPGTGEGQTLVYAAREEPFAFVPHTAPGEADALVAAARDAFETGPWRSMPVTERAATLRRVSALVRDHADELARLQTLETSIVISQSRGMHVARTAENFTFFADLLAGHSGESYEQSGRYLSIVTREPVGVAVLIAPWNAPLVLASMKLAAALSLGNSVILKPSEYAPLAVLRLAELVREAGVPDGVVQVACGTGPGIGNALVSHPGVDVVGFIGGTETGKRIMASAAGSLKKVGLELGGKSANIILASADLERAVDGSLMGIFAGNGEQCLAGSRILVEESVADEFTARFTARTKALKVGDPFDPASEIGPMAFAAHFEKLLAFGETAHSDPAYTVLAGGKRVEGMEKGYFFAPTVVEACDNSTTLCQTELFGPFVTIQRVQGLDEALAIANESEFGLASYIWSDDLPSVMRARRVLRAGTVWVNTPMARDLRSPFGGYKQSGIGRDGLPGSIELFTEEKTTLIPQEPLDLPKMGAGEG; from the coding sequence ATGGCTGCCCCGCCTGATGCGAGCGGTCAGGAAGCGACGACCATGAACGAAATGACCAAGCCGGATCTGTCGCGAGGCGCAGCTTTCGCCCGCCCGCCCGAAGCCGCTGACCTCGCCCTGCCCGCCCCGGCCCTTGACGCGCCCGGCACAGGCGAAGGTCAGACGCTGGTTTACGCAGCCAGAGAAGAGCCATTCGCCTTCGTGCCGCATACCGCTCCTGGCGAGGCCGATGCGCTTGTCGCCGCCGCGCGCGATGCTTTCGAAACCGGACCGTGGCGCTCGATGCCCGTGACCGAGCGTGCCGCGACGCTGCGGCGGGTCAGCGCGCTGGTGCGCGATCATGCCGATGAACTCGCCCGGCTGCAGACGCTAGAAACCTCGATCGTCATCTCGCAATCGCGCGGTATGCATGTCGCGCGCACGGCGGAAAACTTCACCTTCTTCGCGGACCTTCTCGCCGGCCATTCGGGGGAAAGCTACGAACAGTCGGGGCGCTATCTTTCGATCGTCACGCGCGAGCCCGTTGGCGTCGCGGTGCTGATCGCGCCGTGGAACGCGCCGCTCGTGCTCGCCTCGATGAAGCTTGCCGCGGCGCTTTCGCTCGGCAATTCGGTGATCCTGAAGCCTTCCGAATACGCCCCGCTCGCGGTGCTTAGGCTGGCCGAACTGGTGCGCGAGGCAGGCGTGCCCGATGGCGTCGTGCAGGTCGCCTGCGGGACCGGGCCGGGGATCGGCAATGCGCTGGTGAGCCATCCGGGCGTCGACGTGGTCGGCTTCATCGGCGGGACCGAGACGGGCAAGCGGATCATGGCTTCGGCCGCAGGCAGTCTCAAGAAGGTCGGCCTCGAACTCGGCGGGAAATCGGCGAACATCATCCTCGCCTCGGCCGACCTCGAACGCGCGGTCGACGGATCGCTCATGGGCATTTTCGCCGGGAACGGTGAACAGTGCCTCGCTGGATCGCGCATCCTCGTCGAGGAAAGCGTGGCGGATGAATTCACCGCGCGCTTCACGGCGCGCACGAAGGCGCTCAAGGTCGGGGACCCGTTCGATCCGGCCTCGGAAATCGGCCCCATGGCCTTCGCCGCGCATTTCGAGAAACTGCTCGCATTCGGCGAGACCGCCCATTCGGACCCGGCCTACACCGTGCTGGCGGGCGGCAAGCGGGTCGAGGGCATGGAAAAGGGCTATTTCTTCGCCCCCACCGTGGTCGAGGCCTGCGACAATTCCACCACGCTGTGCCAGACCGAATTGTTCGGGCCGTTCGTCACGATCCAGCGCGTGCAGGGTCTCGACGAAGCGCTCGCGATCGCGAATGAAAGCGAATTCGGGCTTGCCTCCTATATCTGGTCGGACGACCTGCCTTCGGTGATGCGCGCACGGCGGGTGCTGCGTGCCGGGACAGTGTGGGTCAACACGCCGATGGCGCGCGACCTGCGCTCACCCTTTGGCGGGTACAAGCAATCGGGCATCGGGCGCGACGGCCTTCCCGGCTCGATCGAATTGTTCACAGAGGAAAAGACGACGCTGATCCCGCAGGAACCGCTGGACCTGCCGAAGATGGGCGCCGGGGAAGGATAG
- a CDS encoding methylaspartate ammonia-lyase yields the protein MRIDRVIFAPARGAFFYDDQAAIRAGREMDGVAYLGEPLTPGFRQVREPSRALGIGLVLDDGAIAWGDMVSVQYSGAAGRDPVFDPAAIEAACRARVVPLLIGMEAAPGPENCAFAFRHDDEGRLPLAIEYGVSQALLRAAAHARRVTMAEVVAEALGLPAPDAPVPIFAQSGDDRHNAVDTMILKKVDVLPHGLINSAGKFGPDGATFIDYVRWVAARIETLGEPGFRPILHFDVYGWIGLGFSTDPGEVARFIASLAEEVPGYTLHIECPVDYGSREKTIENYAAIVEALDSLTDRARVVADEHCNTLADIEAFIAARAAHVIQVKTPDVGDLMDTARAIRSARAAGIGAYCGGTSAETDQSARACVHIALAARASMMLAKPGMGVNEGLAIVGNEQARALAEIAAHRV from the coding sequence ATGCGCATCGACAGGGTCATCTTCGCGCCCGCACGCGGGGCATTCTTCTACGACGATCAGGCCGCGATCCGCGCCGGTCGGGAGATGGACGGCGTGGCCTATCTCGGCGAGCCGCTGACGCCGGGCTTCCGACAGGTGCGCGAGCCGTCGCGCGCGCTCGGGATCGGGCTGGTGCTCGACGATGGAGCAATTGCCTGGGGCGACATGGTGAGCGTCCAGTATTCGGGAGCGGCGGGGCGCGACCCGGTGTTCGATCCCGCGGCGATTGAAGCCGCCTGCCGTGCGCGCGTCGTGCCCCTACTGATCGGGATGGAAGCGGCGCCCGGGCCGGAGAACTGCGCCTTCGCCTTTAGGCATGACGATGAAGGCCGCCTTCCGCTCGCGATCGAATACGGGGTCAGCCAGGCCCTGCTGCGCGCCGCCGCCCATGCCCGGCGCGTGACCATGGCCGAGGTCGTTGCCGAAGCGCTCGGCCTGCCCGCGCCGGATGCGCCCGTGCCGATCTTCGCCCAGAGCGGGGACGACCGGCACAACGCGGTCGACACGATGATCCTGAAGAAGGTCGACGTCCTCCCCCACGGCCTCATCAATTCGGCCGGGAAGTTCGGGCCGGACGGGGCAACCTTCATCGATTACGTGCGCTGGGTGGCCGCCCGTATCGAGACGCTGGGCGAGCCGGGCTTTCGCCCCATTCTCCATTTCGACGTCTATGGCTGGATCGGTCTCGGCTTTTCGACCGATCCGGGCGAAGTCGCCCGCTTCATCGCCAGCCTCGCCGAAGAGGTGCCCGGTTACACGCTCCATATCGAATGCCCGGTCGATTACGGCTCGCGCGAGAAGACGATCGAGAATTACGCCGCCATCGTCGAGGCGCTGGACAGCCTTACCGACAGGGCCCGCGTGGTCGCGGACGAACACTGCAACACGCTCGCGGATATCGAGGCCTTCATCGCCGCGCGCGCGGCCCACGTGATCCAGGTCAAGACGCCCGATGTCGGGGACCTGATGGACACCGCCCGCGCGATCCGTTCCGCACGCGCGGCAGGGATCGGGGCCTATTGCGGCGGGACAAGCGCGGAGACGGACCAGTCCGCGCGCGCCTGCGTCCACATCGCCCTTGCCGCGAGGGCCAGCATGATGCTGGCCAAGCCCGGAATGGGCGTCAACGAGGGGCTTGCCATCGTCGGCAACGAACAGGCCCGCGCCCTGGCCGAAATCGCCGCGCACCGGGTCTGA
- a CDS encoding class I SAM-dependent methyltransferase: MGKHDVMTPEADEAPFGFAPNHDEAARLGFVGALKKFVNFDLENRLAALFDNDLVPAAGTPPETRAEAAALVEDHPLYQLWGTLTFHSQNLLWDAVQVTTDRTIDGAVAQYRAVIESESLGSIALSDELLVKAPVATTEIHRQPGGYWREKRADDLEAALNYSGTVELYRIAKGMAAGERPAPDSFGRFVAAVARKYAPDLEPKAVLDMGCGTGEQTLAYKREWPGAEVHGIDVARPFIRFAHAYAENAGVPVHFAEMDAGATHYPDESFDLIVSIIMFHETSKAQVRDIMRESWRLLRPGGLVCHLDVPYQPDRVPLIKQVTNHWQVRHNGEPFWSGFAELDMKAEAIAAGFDPEHAFATYEAVGPAAYHFFGGRKPA, encoded by the coding sequence ATGGGCAAGCATGACGTCATGACGCCCGAGGCGGACGAGGCGCCTTTCGGATTCGCACCGAACCATGATGAGGCGGCGCGGCTGGGATTTGTCGGCGCGCTCAAGAAATTCGTCAATTTCGACCTCGAAAACCGGCTCGCCGCGCTGTTCGACAATGATCTCGTCCCCGCCGCCGGGACGCCGCCCGAAACCCGCGCCGAGGCGGCCGCCCTCGTCGAGGACCACCCACTTTATCAACTGTGGGGCACGCTCACCTTTCACAGCCAGAACCTTTTGTGGGACGCGGTGCAGGTCACGACCGACCGCACGATCGACGGTGCCGTCGCGCAATATCGCGCGGTGATCGAGAGCGAGAGCCTTGGGAGCATCGCGCTGTCGGACGAACTGCTGGTCAAGGCCCCCGTCGCCACGACCGAAATCCACCGCCAGCCCGGCGGCTACTGGCGCGAGAAGCGCGCGGACGATCTCGAGGCGGCGCTCAATTATTCGGGCACGGTCGAACTTTATCGCATCGCCAAGGGCATGGCCGCGGGCGAACGCCCCGCCCCCGACAGTTTCGGCCGCTTCGTCGCAGCGGTCGCGCGCAAATACGCCCCCGATCTCGAACCCAAGGCCGTGCTCGACATGGGCTGCGGCACGGGCGAGCAGACGCTGGCCTACAAGCGCGAATGGCCGGGGGCCGAAGTCCACGGGATCGACGTCGCCCGGCCCTTCATCCGCTTCGCCCATGCCTATGCCGAAAATGCGGGCGTGCCGGTCCACTTCGCCGAGATGGATGCAGGCGCGACGCATTACCCGGATGAAAGCTTCGACCTCATCGTCTCGATCATCATGTTCCATGAAACCAGCAAGGCGCAGGTCAGGGACATCATGCGCGAAAGCTGGCGGCTGCTGCGGCCGGGCGGGCTCGTCTGCCATCTAGACGTGCCGTATCAGCCGGATCGCGTCCCGCTGATCAAGCAGGTCACGAACCACTGGCAGGTGCGCCACAATGGCGAGCCGTTCTGGAGCGGTTTTGCCGAGCTCGACATGAAAGCCGAAGCGATCGCGGCGGGCTTCGATCCGGAACACGCCTTTGCCACCTACGAAGCGGTCGGGCCCGCCGCCTATCACTTCTTCGGCGGGCGCAAGCCGGCATGA
- a CDS encoding IclR family transcriptional regulator domain-containing protein: protein MERGVPIRAISRGLAVLAAINRDGPISMMGIARAAEVPYPTACRIVQTLQHEGLIEKEPARKRYRVTSLVKTLSTGFQNEDQLVAAGRDHIETLCKDVGWPISLVTRVGTRMMVRDSTHKMTSLTFSHYYPGYTLPIAECATGKVYLAFCDEEERNAIVEGWKAIETEASNMGLLLLSDDYMLQKIRREGFALQVRNVYNADPGKTSSIAVPLFDGDDRLIGALGLIYFVSAMSANEAAEKYLAPLQDTARAIRGSLIDLARSPLGDAEAAE, encoded by the coding sequence ATGGAAAGAGGCGTACCGATCAGGGCTATCAGCCGCGGGCTGGCGGTGCTGGCCGCAATCAATCGCGACGGGCCGATATCGATGATGGGTATCGCGCGCGCGGCCGAAGTCCCCTACCCCACCGCCTGCCGGATCGTGCAGACGCTCCAGCACGAAGGCCTGATCGAAAAGGAACCGGCAAGGAAACGCTACCGCGTGACGTCGCTGGTCAAGACGCTCTCGACCGGTTTCCAGAACGAGGACCAGCTCGTCGCCGCGGGCCGCGACCATATCGAGACCCTGTGCAAGGACGTGGGCTGGCCGATCTCGCTCGTCACGCGGGTGGGCACGCGCATGATGGTGCGCGATTCGACCCACAAGATGACCTCGCTCACCTTCTCGCATTATTATCCCGGCTACACCCTGCCGATCGCCGAATGCGCCACCGGCAAGGTCTATCTCGCCTTCTGCGACGAGGAGGAGAGGAACGCCATCGTCGAGGGCTGGAAGGCGATCGAGACAGAGGCCTCGAACATGGGCCTGCTGCTGCTGAGCGATGATTACATGCTGCAGAAGATCCGGCGCGAAGGCTTCGCCCTGCAGGTGCGCAATGTCTACAACGCCGACCCGGGCAAGACCTCGAGCATCGCGGTGCCGCTGTTCGATGGCGACGATCGGCTGATCGGCGCGCTCGGCCTCATCTATTTCGTGAGCGCGATGAGCGCGAACGAGGCGGCGGAGAAATATCTCGCGCCGCTTCAGGACACCGCGCGCGCGATCCGGGGGAGCCTGATCGACCTTGCCCGCAGCCCGCTCGGCGATGCGGAGGCCGCCGAATAG
- a CDS encoding PAP/fibrillin family protein, whose product MSDVDGLKQDLRAAIDACQSDGTYDDATFDRIHALIGELVPLTPVPRPLDRQDFVASPWASHFAQFGPRHTAGKPIRHVSSLKLQSFNTFGDVPVKVHEIDQEIRVEGRHYNNVTEITTPDEAHSARLIVWGRYDIAQDQPQRYSVEFYAVEIVPPEGVSSEDLREQFGLEPGSDLRRELKPPKLHSDVVYCDEDMRINFGSMGGVYVMNRRAGPGKSVSFS is encoded by the coding sequence ATGAGTGATGTCGACGGGCTGAAGCAGGATCTGCGCGCGGCGATCGATGCCTGCCAGAGCGACGGGACCTATGACGACGCGACCTTCGATCGGATCCATGCGCTGATCGGGGAGCTTGTCCCGCTGACGCCGGTCCCGCGCCCGCTCGACCGGCAGGATTTCGTCGCTTCGCCCTGGGCTTCGCATTTCGCCCAGTTCGGTCCGCGCCACACGGCGGGCAAGCCCATCCGGCATGTCTCGTCCCTGAAATTGCAGAGCTTCAACACGTTCGGCGACGTGCCCGTCAAGGTCCACGAGATCGACCAGGAAATCCGCGTCGAAGGCCGCCATTACAACAACGTGACCGAGATCACGACGCCAGACGAGGCGCATTCGGCGCGGCTGATCGTGTGGGGCCGCTATGACATCGCGCAGGACCAGCCGCAGCGCTATTCGGTCGAATTCTACGCGGTCGAAATCGTCCCGCCCGAAGGCGTGAGCTCCGAGGACCTTCGCGAACAGTTCGGGCTGGAGCCGGGCAGCGACCTGCGCCGCGAACTGAAGCCGCCGAAACTCCATTCCGACGTCGTCTATTGCGACGAGGACATGCGGATCAATTTCGGCAGCATGGGCGGGGTCTACGTGATGAATCGCAGGGCAGGTCCGGGCAAGTCGGTCAGCTTTTCGTGA
- a CDS encoding MFS transporter, translating into MTEAAAPLAPQASAPGQRGAVPVGTLAQITWASGSFATGALFNAMALFALFVMTSFLGISPALAGTIILVARLYDGIIDPLIGALSDRTRHRWGPRRIYLLVGALALGASFTLFFNLSALGLEGTAAAFAATALLLLYSTAYSIFTIPYLAMPPDIAPDYDARTRLMSFRVFFLLAGVTAGSAGAPLLVGAMGTPEAGYRVMGTVLGIAAAGLCLIVFFGAARLPGPERPGPPARLDARELLLSPFIDTARVFANAPFRLLTLVKLCQLAVLSTVLACTPYFFDLVLGFGPGEIGAYFGLFSVAGIVSVPAWRWVIARAGKRETYLVLLVLYGAGLASWFAWVPGEAAWLFHARAALIGAFSTGTLLCALAMLPDTMEYDRLQSGEGREGVMSGVFTFVENVAGALGPFIVGLLLEAGGLITARGPDVVQPQAVLDFVQWGVSIVPALFCLAALPLLYAYRLDAAMLEEMRETRDAAP; encoded by the coding sequence GTGACCGAGGCGGCCGCCCCGCTCGCGCCCCAAGCTTCCGCTCCGGGGCAAAGGGGCGCCGTTCCGGTCGGCACTCTGGCGCAGATCACCTGGGCTTCCGGCTCCTTTGCAACTGGCGCGCTGTTCAACGCCATGGCGCTGTTCGCGCTGTTCGTGATGACGAGCTTTCTCGGCATCTCGCCGGCGCTTGCGGGAACTATCATTCTCGTCGCGCGGCTTTATGACGGGATCATCGACCCATTGATCGGCGCGCTTTCCGACCGCACGCGCCACCGCTGGGGCCCACGGCGGATCTACCTTCTGGTCGGAGCGCTTGCATTGGGGGCGAGCTTCACGCTGTTCTTCAATCTTTCGGCGCTCGGGCTGGAGGGCACGGCAGCCGCGTTCGCCGCGACGGCGCTGCTGCTGCTCTATTCGACCGCCTATTCGATCTTCACCATCCCCTATCTCGCCATGCCGCCCGACATCGCGCCCGATTACGACGCGCGCACGCGGCTGATGAGTTTCCGGGTGTTCTTCCTGCTGGCGGGCGTTACCGCCGGATCGGCCGGAGCGCCGCTTCTGGTGGGCGCGATGGGTACGCCCGAAGCCGGCTACCGGGTGATGGGCACGGTGCTGGGGATCGCGGCGGCGGGATTGTGCCTCATCGTCTTTTTCGGCGCGGCGCGTCTGCCCGGTCCCGAGCGGCCCGGCCCGCCCGCCCGGCTCGATGCGCGCGAGCTTCTCCTAAGCCCCTTCATCGACACCGCGCGGGTCTTTGCCAATGCGCCCTTCCGCCTGCTGACTCTGGTCAAGCTGTGCCAGCTTGCAGTGCTTTCGACCGTGCTTGCCTGCACCCCCTATTTCTTCGATCTCGTGCTCGGTTTCGGGCCGGGCGAGATCGGGGCCTATTTCGGCCTTTTCAGCGTGGCGGGTATCGTAAGCGTGCCCGCCTGGCGCTGGGTCATCGCAAGGGCAGGCAAGCGCGAGACCTATCTCGTCCTGCTTGTCCTCTACGGTGCGGGCCTTGCGTCCTGGTTCGCATGGGTGCCGGGCGAGGCGGCATGGCTGTTCCACGCGCGTGCCGCGCTGATCGGAGCATTCTCGACCGGCACGCTGCTGTGCGCGCTCGCCATGCTGCCCGACACGATGGAATATGATCGCCTGCAATCGGGCGAGGGGCGCGAAGGCGTGATGAGCGGGGTCTTCACCTTCGTCGAGAATGTCGCGGGCGCACTGGGCCCGTTCATCGTCGGCCTGCTGCTCGAGGCGGGCGGGCTGATCACGGCGCGCGGACCGGACGTGGTCCAGCCGCAGGCCGTGCTCGACTTCGTGCAATGGGGCGTATCGATCGTGCCCGCGCTGTTCTGCCTTGCCGCGCTCCCGCTGCTCTATGCCTACCGGCTCGACGCGGCGATGCTGGAGGAGATGCGCGAAACGCGCGACGCGGCGCCGTAA
- a CDS encoding isocitrate lyase/PEP mutase family protein, with protein sequence MTVPPPSPPPAFRAALEAREFFVAPGMHDMMAAKLARMAGFEIGFASGFWLTASAHGLPDVGIATYTQMLERVTTLVRASDGMAIIADADTGYGGLLNVRHTVRGYEEAGVAAIQLEDQEFPKRCGHSLGKKVVPAEEMVARITVACEARRGETPPLIIARSDAKAPEGLDPMLRRLDAYAKAGADLLFPEALGDEEEMRFVAERLPAPAIVNMADGGNTRILPAGTLAEMGFAGALFPATTALASAAASIHALRRLKETGTSIHDDVDLFSFAEMCSLIGFDEVYELDRKWEGLAG encoded by the coding sequence ATGACCGTCCCGCCCCCCAGTCCCCCGCCAGCGTTCCGCGCCGCGCTCGAGGCGCGCGAATTCTTCGTCGCGCCAGGAATGCACGACATGATGGCGGCAAAGCTTGCGCGTATGGCCGGTTTCGAGATCGGCTTTGCCAGCGGGTTCTGGCTCACCGCCTCGGCGCACGGCCTGCCGGACGTGGGAATTGCGACCTACACCCAGATGCTCGAGCGGGTGACGACGCTGGTGCGCGCCAGCGACGGCATGGCGATCATCGCCGACGCGGATACGGGCTATGGCGGGCTTCTGAACGTGCGCCACACCGTGCGCGGATACGAGGAGGCGGGGGTCGCCGCGATCCAGCTGGAGGACCAGGAATTTCCCAAACGCTGCGGACATTCGCTGGGCAAGAAGGTCGTGCCGGCAGAGGAAATGGTCGCGCGCATCACCGTCGCCTGCGAGGCGCGGCGAGGCGAGACGCCGCCGCTCATCATCGCACGCTCGGATGCAAAGGCGCCCGAGGGGCTGGATCCCATGCTCCGCCGGCTCGATGCCTATGCGAAAGCGGGCGCCGACCTGCTGTTTCCCGAGGCATTGGGGGACGAGGAGGAAATGCGCTTCGTCGCCGAGCGCCTGCCCGCGCCCGCGATCGTCAACATGGCCGATGGCGGCAACACCCGCATCCTGCCCGCCGGAACGCTTGCCGAGATGGGCTTTGCCGGTGCGCTGTTCCCGGCGACGACCGCGCTCGCTTCGGCGGCGGCGAGCATTCACGCGCTCAGGCGGCTGAAGGAGACGGGGACCAGCATCCACGATGACGTGGACCTGTTCTCGTTCGCCGAGATGTGCAGCCTGATCGGCTTCGACGAGGTCTATGAACTCGACCGCAAGTGGGAAGGGCTGGCCGGCTGA
- a CDS encoding NAD(P)-dependent alcohol dehydrogenase, producing the protein MPRPIRAAISPGGGAPPVIEDLLLADPLPDEVVLRIEAAGICHTDLGVGAWSEEPRVLGHEGAGTVVETGSAVTRLRKGDRVLATFGFCGTCPNCAGGRPAYCFDGIALNLEGARAEPPLTRMDGSAVKGAFFQQSCFATHALATERNCVKLPGWLDAYVAAPFGCGIQTGAGAVFNQLGALTHRPLLVIGAGAVGCAAIMAGRIMGCDPLIVVEPVAARRELAISLGASHAFAGSEADWAAQVVELTAGGVTAALDTAGRQATFEAALAALHSGGTLGVLTLPGDFAQPVPHPGGIDFLTKRIVGVIEGDSVPETFLPRLFAYHGGGDLPVDRLIRTYPFADIASAFADAASGAVIKPVLTFEEEHS; encoded by the coding sequence ATGCCGCGCCCGATCCGCGCCGCGATCAGCCCCGGCGGCGGCGCGCCCCCGGTAATCGAGGATCTGCTGCTCGCAGACCCGCTGCCGGACGAAGTCGTGCTGAGGATCGAGGCGGCGGGCATCTGCCACACCGATCTCGGCGTCGGCGCGTGGAGCGAGGAGCCGCGCGTGCTCGGCCATGAGGGCGCAGGCACCGTCGTCGAGACGGGGAGCGCGGTGACGCGGCTGCGCAAGGGCGACCGGGTGCTCGCGACCTTCGGGTTCTGCGGGACCTGCCCCAATTGCGCGGGCGGTAGGCCGGCCTATTGTTTCGACGGGATCGCGCTCAATCTCGAAGGCGCGCGCGCCGAGCCGCCGCTCACCCGGATGGACGGCAGCGCGGTCAAGGGGGCCTTCTTCCAGCAGAGCTGCTTTGCCACCCATGCGCTTGCGACGGAGCGCAATTGCGTGAAGCTGCCCGGCTGGCTCGACGCTTACGTGGCCGCGCCGTTCGGCTGCGGCATTCAGACCGGGGCGGGGGCGGTGTTCAACCAGCTTGGCGCGCTTACGCACCGTCCGCTGCTGGTGATCGGCGCGGGCGCGGTCGGCTGCGCTGCGATCATGGCGGGGCGGATCATGGGCTGCGATCCCCTGATCGTGGTCGAGCCGGTCGCCGCGCGGCGCGAACTCGCAATTTCGCTCGGTGCCAGCCACGCCTTCGCCGGATCGGAGGCGGACTGGGCCGCCCAGGTGGTCGAACTTACCGCCGGAGGGGTGACTGCCGCGCTCGACACGGCAGGCAGACAGGCGACTTTCGAGGCCGCGCTCGCCGCGCTCCATTCGGGCGGCACGCTGGGCGTGCTGACGCTGCCAGGAGACTTCGCGCAGCCCGTGCCGCATCCGGGCGGGATCGATTTCCTGACCAAGCGGATCGTCGGCGTGATCGAGGGGGATTCGGTGCCCGAAACCTTCCTGCCGCGCCTGTTCGCCTATCACGGCGGCGGCGACCTGCCGGTCGACCGCCTCATCCGGACCTATCCCTTCGCCGACATCGCCAGCGCCTTTGCCGATGCGGCATCGGGCGCGGTGATCAAGCCGGTCCTGACCTTCGAGGAGGAACATTCATGA